The proteins below come from a single Aegilops tauschii subsp. strangulata cultivar AL8/78 chromosome 6, Aet v6.0, whole genome shotgun sequence genomic window:
- the LOC109748453 gene encoding FT-interacting protein 3, which translates to MAGVLPRFGPFGPLPAYDEFGIKETRPRLPDGRTGGYDLVERMEYLYVRVVKARELKWGGGEFDPLAEVKLGSYSCATRHIEKTAGPEWNDVFAFSRERLQASFLEVFVRGRGFAKDEYVGRARFDLGDVPVRVPPDSALAPMWHHVFDRNGERCGEVMVALWIGTQADECFPLAVHADAAFAVDAKLAAHIRCKQYTVPRLWYVRVNVIEARDVAFADKARVGELFVRSRLSTQVLRTKTCVSRLPSYGWNEDHLFVAAEPFEDHLIISVEDRVKVDKEEVIGHVHIPFSDFERRWDTRPIRPRWYNLVQPEGATKIDKFSCKVCVRLCLEGGYRVLSEPIHYLSDVRPAARELWHGRPPIGLVELGIHNAFGLSALRARNGRGSCDAYCVAKYGSKWFRTQTVIDSLAPRFHQQCFWEVHDHCTVLTVAVFHNCQIGEKGGLATGDPVKDVLLGKVRIRLSTLETGRIHTHAYPLISLHAGGIKKMGELHLAVRFSSTSTLGLLQTYSQPHLPPMHYHCPLSVVQQERLRREAVAVIAHRLGRMDLPLRRECVEHLCEAHGHRWSMRRSKAHFFRIVSALAPLFAAIKWFVDVCHWRNPVTTVAVHIIYAMLVCCPNLILPTFFLYKFCLGLWNYRRRPRHPWHVDTKVSHAVTAHLDELDEEFDEFPTARPHEVVRMRYDRLRSLGGRIQEMVGDVASHVERARCVMTWRDPRATTMYLLVCLCLAVVTFVAPFQAVALLSGFYLMRHPSLRQRLPDVPANFFRRLPCKVDCLL; encoded by the coding sequence ATGGCCGGCGTCTTGCCGAGGTTTGGCCCCTTCGGCCCGCTGCCGGCCTACGATGAGTTCGGGATCAAGGAGACGAGGCCCCGCCTCCCCGACGGGCGGACCGGCGGCTACGACCTGGTGGAGAGGATGGAGTACCTCTACGTGCGCGTCGTCAAGGCGCGGGAGCTCAAGTGGGGCGGCGGCGAGTTCGACCCGCTGGCGGAGGTGAAGCTCGGGAGCTACTCCTGCGCCACGCGCCACATCGAGAAGACCGCGGGCCCCGAGTGGAACGACGTGTTCGCCTTCTCCAGGGAGCGCCTGCAGGCGTCCTTCCTGGAGGTGTTCGTCCGCGGCCGGGGCTTCGCCAAGGACGAGTACGTCGGGCGCGCGCGCTTCGACCTGGGCGACGTGCCGGTGCGCGTGCCCCCTGACAGCGCGCTCGCGCCCATGTGGCACCACGTCTTCGACCGCAACGGGGAGCGCTGCGGGGAGGTGATGGTGGCCCTGTGGATCGGCACGCAGGCCGACGAGTGCTTCCCGCTGGCCGTGCACGCGGACGCCGCCTTCGCCGTGGACGCCAAGCTCGCCGCGCACATCCGGTGCAAGCAGTACACGGTGCCGCGGCTGTGGTACGTGCGCGTCAACGTCATCGAAGCCCGCGACGTGGCCTTCGCGGACAAGGCCCGCGTCGGCGAGCTCTTCGTGCGCTCGCGCCTCTCCACGCAGGTGCTCCGGACCAAGACGTGCGTGTCCCGCCTGCCGTCCTACGGCTGGAACGAGGACCACCTGTTCGTCGCCGCCGAGCCGTTCGAGGACCACCTCATCATCTCCGTCGAGGACCGCGTCAAGGTCGACAAGGAGGAGGTCATTGGCCACGTCCACATCCCATTCTCCGACTTCGAACGCCGGTGGGACACACGCCCGATTCGCCCGAGATGGTATAATTTGGTGCAACCTGAAGGAGCCACGAAAATCGACAAGTTCTCCTGCAAGGTCTGCGTCCGGCTCTGCCTGGAAGGCGGGTACAGGGTCCTGTCGGAGCCCATCCACTACCTGAGCGACGTCCGGCCGGCGGCCAGGGAGCTGTGGCACGGGCGGCCTCCCATTGGCCTCGTGGAGCTCGGCATCCACAACGCCTTCGGCCTCAGCGCTCTGCGTGCGCGCAACGGACGAGGCTCCTGCGACGCCTACTGCGTGGCCAAGTACGGCAGCAAGTGGTTCCGCACGCAGACGGTGATCGACAGCCTCGCGCCGCGGTTCCACCAGCAGTGCTTCTGGGAGGTGCACGACCACTGCACCGTGCTCACCGTCGCCGTCTTCCACAACTGCCAGATCGGCGAGAAGGGCGGCCTCGCCACCGGCGACCCCGTCAAGGACGTCCTCCTAGGCAAGGTGCGCATCCGGCTCTCCACGCTCGAGACCGGCCGCATCCACACGCACGCGTACCCGCTCATATCCCTCCACGCCGGCGGCATCAAGAAGATGGGGGAGCTCCATCTCGCCGTGCGTTTCTCGAGCACGTCGACGCTGGGCCTGCTCCAGACCTACTCGCAGCCGCACCTGCCGCCGATGCACTACCACTGCCCGCTGTCGGTGGTGCAGCAGGAGAGGCTACGGCGGGAGGCGGTGGCGGTCATCGCGCACCGGCTGGGCCGGATGGACCTGCCGCTGCGCCGGGAGTGCGTCGAGCACCTCTGCGAGGCGCACGGGCACCGGTGGAGCATGCGGCGCAGCAAGGCCCACTTCTTCCGCATCGTGTCCGCGCTCGCGCCGCTGTTCGCCGCGATCAAGTGGTTCGTCGACGTCTGCCACTGGAGGAACCCGGTGACCACGGTCGCCGTGCACATCATCTACGCCATGCTCGTGTGCTGCCCCAACCTCATCCTGCCCACCTTCTTCCTCTACAAGTTCTGCCTGGGCCTGTGGAACTACCGGCGCCGGCCGAGGCACCCGTGGCACGTGGACACGAAGGTGTCGCACGCCGTGACAGCGCACCTGGACGAGCTCGACGAGGAGTTCGACGAGTTCCCGACGGCGCGGCCCCACGAGGTGGTGCGCATGCGGTACGACAGGCTGAGGAGCCTCGGGGGCCGGATACAGGAGATGGTCGGCGACGTGGCGTCGCACGTCGAGCGCGCGCGGTGCGTGATGACGTGGAGGGACCCCCGCGCCACGACCATGTACCTGCTCGTCTGCTTGTGCCTTGCCGTGGTCACGTTCGTCGCGCCGTTCCAGGCGGTGGCGCTGCTGTCCGGGTTCTACCTGATGCGCCACCCGAGCCTCCGGCAGAGGTTGCCCGACGTGCCGGCCAACTTCTTCCGGCGCCTGCCCTGCAAGGTGGATTGCCTGCTTTAA